The sequence GCCATACACACTCCTACTTTCCCGGTAGTCCTGGCATATCCGCTTGCAGCATGGGCTGCAGCCTGCTCGTTCCGTGTAAGAATATGCCTTATTTTATACCTGTTAAGAGCGTCATATAATCCTAAAACCGCTCCTCCGGGATACCCGAATATAAGGTCAACCCCTTCTTTCTCCAGTGACTTTATAACTGCTTCTGCTCCTATCGTCATTTCGAATCACCACCTTAAAAAATTTAGTTCAAAAATAAAAATCCCCTCATCCACAATCCGGGACGAGAGGATGCGCCTTCGCGGTACCACCCTGATTTACCGAAACCTCACGGTTTACCGGCCTCAGAAGGTATTAAATATTATGTATACAATAAAGTTAATATTAATACCCTCCCTTATAACGCCGGGCAAAACGTATCAACCTACTCTTTAAGAATATAGGCCATTACACTTAAATTTCGGCTGATAGGTTTAAGGGTGAGCAGAATATTTTCTCTGGACCGGTTTACAGCTCCCCCGGCTCTCTGAAACCAGAAGTAAAATATTCATCTCCCTATCATTACCTTTTTAGATATTTTTTTATATAAATCCTCAAAATAAAAAACCCAAGAGCAGTAGTTATTAATTAAGGAACCTGCCGCTCGGGTATTTTATCCCCACGGTGTCTGGAGAAAAATTCTCCAGTTGTACCGCTCGGTCGCAGCCCTCCTTTTCACGAAAGGAGCGGAACCCTAGGTACACTCCCTTTAATTCATTAAGCGTAAGTCATTTTTATTAATTTATAAAGTATTTTAGCATCTTAACTTATTAATGTCAATAGCTAACCAGAAATAAAAATTCCTACAAATTTCCCTATTTTATTTTATAAAACCTTATAGTCCCGTGTTTTATCAGTTTTTGCAGCAATGAACGCAGGAGGCTTTTTACAATATTCCTCGTTGTAGGAATGATAAGGATAAATCCAGCGGTATCAGTAATCAAGCCGGGAGTCAGAAGCATTGCTCCCCCAACCAGGACACATAAACCGTTCAGAATCTCATCTGCCGGTATACGGCCCTCTGAAAGGTCATCTTTTATCCTGAAGAAGATACCCAGGCCTTGAGACCGGGCTAGAATAATCCCTAAAAATCCTGTAGCGGCAACAATTAAAATTGTAGGCCAAAGACCTATATACCTTCCCAGCTGTATCAGAACAATTAATTCCAATATAGGGACTATAGTAAAGGTCAATATAAGTTTTAAAAACATATAATCACCCTTAATGAATACTCTGATATAAAGTTTGCCAAATCTGGGGTCTAACTTTTTTAAGAGAAACTGGCCTTTTATTAGCATCTACAAAGGCGTGAATCGTATATCCTTTTGCCAGAAGCTTTTTCTCGTATTTCCTATAAACCTCATACTGAAAGGTTATTTTAACTCCAGTTAAATTGTCAATCCATATTTTCACAACCAATTCATCATCGTAATGGGCTGAAGCCTTATATTCACAGTGAGCTTCAACAGCTGGCAGAATTATACCTTCGTCTTCCAGCTGTTTGTACGAATAGCCCAGCTGGCGAAAAT is a genomic window of Koleobacter methoxysyntrophicus containing:
- a CDS encoding acyl-CoA thioesterase, with amino-acid sequence MEKYVELRVRYKETDQMGVVYYSNYFVWFEVARTEYFRQLGYSYKQLEDEGIILPAVEAHCEYKASAHYDDELVVKIWIDNLTGVKITFQYEVYRKYEKKLLAKGYTIHAFVDANKRPVSLKKVRPQIWQTLYQSIH
- a CDS encoding FxsA family protein; this translates as MFLKLILTFTIVPILELIVLIQLGRYIGLWPTILIVAATGFLGIILARSQGLGIFFRIKDDLSEGRIPADEILNGLCVLVGGAMLLTPGLITDTAGFILIIPTTRNIVKSLLRSLLQKLIKHGTIRFYKIK